The Sebastes fasciatus isolate fSebFas1 chromosome 13, fSebFas1.pri, whole genome shotgun sequence genome includes a region encoding these proteins:
- the mfsd11 gene encoding UNC93-like protein MFSD11 produces MSPEGKRLLNIVVLGFGFMFMFTAFQTCGNIEQTVIKSFNNTEFHGSGYTSMAIIYGVFSASNLIAPSVVTVIGPQLSMFFSGLFYSGYIAMFIYPYTWSFYTASVLVGIAAAVLWTAQGNVLAINSTDNTIGRNSGIFWALLQFSLFFGNLYIYCAWHGHVHITDKDRQTVFISLTVISLVGCFLFFLIRKPDPEPAPSEVTESLLQAESTESSSTSGSPRPSLSSRALDAFVKACKMFVTKEMLLLSISIGYTGLELTFYSGVYGTCIGAMTQFGQDAKSLIGISGICIGIGEILGGGVFGMLNKCSRFGRNPVVLLGLITHYLAFFLIFLNIASDAPIAPEEGTDLQAFITPSVGVALLCSFLLGLGDSCFNTQLLSIVGFTFRDNSAPAFAVFKFIQSIMAALAFFYSNYLLLHWQLLILVLTGFLGTITFFLAEWSVESSRRESDYDSI; encoded by the exons ATGAGTCCAGAAGGGAAGAGGCTGTTAAACATCGTTGTCCTGGGCTTCGgctttatgtttatgttcacTGCCTTTCAAACATGTGGCAATATAGAG CAAACAGTTATCAAGAGCTTCAACAACACTGAGTTCCATGGCAGTGGATACACAAG CATGGCCATCATCTATGGAGTTTTCTCAGCATCCAACCTGATCGCCCCCTCGGTGGTGACTGTCATTGGACCGCAGCTATCAATGTTTTTCAGCGGGCTTTTTTACAG CGGCTACATCGCTATGTTCATTTACCCGTATACGTGGAGCTTCTATACAGCGTCTGTGTTGGTTGGaatagcagcagcag TCTTGTGGACGGCTCAGGGAAACGTGCTGGCCATCAACTCCACTGATAACACCATCGGAAGAAACAGTGGCATATTTTGGGCGCTGCTGCAGTTCAG CTTATTCTTTGGAAATCTCTACATATACTGTGCCTGGCATGGACACGTTCACATAACAG ACAAGGACCGTCAGACGGTGTTCATCTCTCTCACGGTGATCAGTCTGGTGGGTTGCTTCCTCTTCTTTCTGATCCGGAAGCCTGACCCTGAACCAGCTCCCTCTGAGGTGACAGAGTCACTGCTGCAGGCAGAATCCACAGAGAGCAGCTCCACATCTGG CTCACCTCGCCCAAGCCTCAGCTCACGAGCTCTGGATGCTTTTG TGAAAGCGTGTAAAATGTTTGTCACCAaagagatgctgctgctgagcaTCTCCATAGGATACACAG GCCTGGAGCTCACTTTCTACAGCGGTGTGTACGGGACGTGTATTGGAGCCATGACGCAGTTCGGCCAAGATGCAAAGAGTTTGATCGGCATCTCTGGCATCTGCATCGGCATAGGAGAGATCTTag GAGGGGGTGTGTTCGGGATGCTGAACAAGTGCAGCCGGTTTGGGAGGAACCCGGTGGTGCTGCTGGGGCTCATCACTCACTATCTCGCCTTCTTCCTGATTTTCCTCAACATTGCCAGCGACGCTCCTATAGCCCCGGAGGAAGGGACGGATCTGCAGGCCTTTATCACCCCCAG TGTCGGCGTGGCGTTGCTCTGCAGCTTCCTGCTCGGTCTGGGCGACAGCTGCTTCAACACTCAGCTCCTCAGCATCGTCGGCTTCACATTCCGCGACAACAGCGCCCCCGCCTTCGCCGTCTTCAAGTTCATACAG TCCATCATGGCCGCTCTGGCCTTCTTCTACAGTAACTACCTGCTGCTGCACTGGCAGCTGCTCATCCTGGTCCTGACGGGCTTTCTGGGCACCATTACCTTCTTCTTGGCCGAGTGGTCGGTCGAGTCCAGCAGGCGAGAATCAGATTACGACAGCATCTGA